The region TTCAACAAAGGCTTGAGCTTGCACATGTTCTTAAAGCTGAGTTGCAGGGCCTCGAACCTGCAGATGGTGGTCTGGGAGAAGACATTGCCATAGAGGGTGCCCAGGGCCAGTCCAACATCTGCTTGGGTAAATCCGAGCTTGATTCTCCTCTGCTTGAACtgcttggcaaactgctccaggtcatcAGAAGTAGGGGTATCCTCATCCGAGTGGTCGTGGTGACTCTGGTGCTGggagtgctgctgctgctgctgctgctgggacTGCTGCTGCTGGTGGCCATGGTCGCCGTGGTGGTCCTCGTGGGCTTCCCGCAGCCCATGATGGTGCATGCCTTGCCCGGAGCCCGGGTTGATCATGCCATTGACCGTAAAGGATGGTTGGGAGTAGATGAGCCCCTGGCCGTTGGTGGAAGCCATGCTGGGCAGGTGGGCTGAGGTGGTGGTCCTCCATGCCCCTGCGCTGTGGTGGTTCCCGTGTGCCGGATGCACCAGATGAGGAGCCCTGCTCTGGTGCTGTAGTGTCCCTGCACTGTGCAGCTCCTCCCTGCTGGGCTGCACGGTGGGCTTGATGTCCTGCTGGCCCAGGGGACTGGTGGACCAGGGGGCTCCATCCCCGTGAGACAGAGCCGTAATCCACTGGTGTGCGTGGCTCAGCGGGTGCCCATTGCTCTGCAATGTGTAGTCGCTCTGCACCAGAGTCTGTGCATCCCTGTATCCCGCAGCCTGCTGCATGCCACCCGGCTCCGCATGGACGATGGCCGAGCTGGAGCTCAGCAGGTTGTAGTGGTTAGACGCTGTGGTCGCCATGACTCTCCGAGCCCGACTGATAGCCCTGGTTATAGGAGCCGAGCATTTGACAGCTACTGCCCCTCGCCCCAGgcgcccctctctctctcccctctccggTGTGTCTCTGCCCCTCACTCCCCTGCAGCAGCCAGTGCACGCGTCCTGGGCTCCGCCTACTCACGGCTTCTATTGGCTGCATCCCTTGTGATTTACGTGGATACCATTAGCAACCGGAATCAGCCccgcacgctgattggtggagatcGCTAGACGCCCCGCCCCTCTCCTTACCAACCTGCAGCTGCTGCATCCACATGGAAGAGGAGCAGTGAAGAGGAGCTGCGGTGCCTCGTCTGGAAATAAACGCGTCTTATCCCATAAACTATTCTCTGCGTGTTTCTCAGGAGTCTCCCCTGTACATAGCGCCTGGCGGTGATCGGCAGCAGCCGCTGCGTCCCGTCATCCGCCTCATCTACTCACAACCATTAGATTGTACTTTCAGATCAGCTGCTGGCCGGCATCATGCGACACCGGGAGCGGCGGTGATGTCACTGTCATTAACGGGAACGGCGTCCCGACTGCAGCCAATGGACGGGAGCAGTGCCGGGCAAGTAAGCATTGAAGACGGGCGCTCAACCGGGGGCTCACGGCACAGTGCTGTCATGGGGGgtattatctatctaatctatctatctatctatctatctatctatctatctatctatctatctatctatctatcccatatctatcttatctatctatctatctatctatctatctatctatctatctatctatctatctatcccatatctatctatctatctatctatctatcccatatctatctatctatctatctatcccatatctatctatctatctatctatctatctatctatctatctatctatctatgtatctgtctatctatctatctatctatctatctatctatctatctatctatctctttatcccatatctatctatctatctatctatctatctatctatctatctatcccatatctatctatctatctatctatcccatatctatctaatctatctatctatctatctatctatctatctatctatcccatatctatctaatctatctatctatctatctatctatctatctatctatctatctatcccatatctatctatctatctatcccatatctatctatctatctatctatctatctatctatctatctatctatctatctatcccatatctatctatctatctatctatctatctatctatctatctatctatcccatatctatctatcccatatctatctatctatctatctatctatctatctatctatctatcccatatctatctatctatctatctatctatctatctatctatctatctatctatctatcccatatctatctatctatctatctatctatctatctatctatctatctatctatcccatatctatctaatctatctatctatctatctatctatctatctatctatctatctatcccatatctatctatctatctatcccatatctatctatctatctatctatctatctatctatctatctatctatctatctatctatctatcccatatctatctatctatctatctatctatctatcccatatctatctatctatctatctatctatctatctatctatctatctatctatcccatatctatctatctatctatctatctatctatctatctatcccatatctatctatctatctatctatctatctatctatctattccatagctatctatctatctatctatctatctattccatagctatctatctatctatctatctatctatctattccatagctatctatctatctatctatctatctatctatctatcgatctatctatcccatagcgatctatctatctatctatctatctatctatctatctatctatctatctatcccatatctatctatctatatatctatccatcccatatatatctatctatctatcacatatctatctatctatctatctatctatctatctatctatctatctatctatcccatagctatctatctatctatctatctatctatcccatagctatctatctatctatctatctatctatctatctatctatcccatatctatctatctatctatctatctatctatctatctatctatctatctatctgtctatctatcacatatctatctcctatctatctatctatctatctatctatctatctatctatctatctatctatcccatagctatctatctatctatctatcccatatctatctatctatctatctatctatctatctatctatcccatagctatctatctatctatctatctatctatctatctatctatctatcccatatctatctatctatctatctatctatctatctatctatctcatatctatctatctatctatctatctatctatctatctatctatctatcacatatctatctcctatctatctatctatctatctatctatctatctatctatctatctatctatctatctatcacatatctatctcctatctatctatctatctatctatttatctatctatctatcccatatctatctatctatctatctatctatctatctatctatctatcccatatctatatatctatctatctatctatctatctatctatctatcccatatctatctatctatctatctatctatctatctatctatctatctatctatctatctatcacatatctatctcctatctatctatctatctatctatctatctatctatctatctatcccatatctatctatctatctatctatctatctatctatctatctatctatctatctatctatctatctaccatgtCACCACATCTATATAGATGGACATTATTTAAGTGTTGACTTTTTGTTTTATCAGATTGACAGGGAATAAAGTGTTTCTCTATTGCTCTGTGGAGATCACAATCCACGTGTCTGCAAACTGTACACAGATGAGGTAATGGTGGAGTTTTCTGTACTCACACATCCCCTCTGCTAAATGCCATATGCTATAAATACTGATATAGTCAATGGATATCAATcccatagctatctatctatctatctatctatctatctatctatctatctatctatctcatatctatctatctatctatctatctatctatctatctatctatctatctatctatctatcccctatctatctatctatctatctatctatctatctaatttctatctatctaatttctatctatctatctatctatctatctatctcatatctatcatctatctcatatctatctatctatctatctatctatctatctatctatctatctatctatctatctatctatctatctatctcatatctatctatctatctatctatcccctatctatctatctatctatctaatttctatctatctatctgtctgtctgtctgtctgtctgtctatctatctatctatctatctatccatgtgaCACATGATACATAGCCCACCGCTTATCAGACCCCCAGAGGTGCTGCCTAGATGCTTTTATCAGGGTGACCGGTGATAATATTCCCTTTCTCCCTCCCTGCCCAGTGACCGCACCCCATGTGTATTCTACCCAGCTGAGCTATTGGCACTGCCACACTTCTGGTGCCCGTCCAATTATAATGAATCACTTATGCCCTGACTATAGTGCAGCTTTTATTGCTTATTTCCTCCCATTTCCAGTAGTTATAATACCATCCGCATTGTGAATATTGTTGTATAATAAGTTGTGGGTACAGTTGGTGTGAATGAGGATAATGGACTGACTCTGAGTCTTCAGGAATTACTAAGAAGGGGTCAGTGATTGCCTTCCGTGATCCCACTCCCTGGCGGGTGGATGGGCACTATTGTGGATGGCATGGATGCACTGTAGGGGCATGCTCTGTGGGATCCAGCCTGTCCGCGGCCCCTTACTCATGAGATGGAGAAGACAGGAAACTCTCACTTGTGGTTCTACTCTAAAG is a window of Ranitomeya variabilis isolate aRanVar5 chromosome 2, aRanVar5.hap1, whole genome shotgun sequence DNA encoding:
- the POU3F2 gene encoding POU domain, class 3, transcription factor 2, which produces MATTASNHYNLLSSSSAIVHAEPGGMQQAAGYRDAQTLVQSDYTLQSNGHPLSHAHQWITALSHGDGAPWSTSPLGQQDIKPTVQPSREELHSAGTLQHQSRAPHLVHPAHGNHHSAGAWRTTTSAHLPSMASTNGQGLIYSQPSFTVNGMINPGSGQGMHHHGLREAHEDHHGDHGHQQQQSQQQQQQQHSQHQSHHDHSDEDTPTSDDLEQFAKQFKQRRIKLGFTQADVGLALGTLYGNVFSQTTICRFEALQLSFKNMCKLKPLLNKWLEEADSTSGSPTSIDKIAAQGRKRKKRTSIEVSVKGALESHFLKCPKPSAQEITSLADSLQLEKEVVRVWFCNRRQKEKRMTPPGGTIPGAEDVYGASRDTPPHLGVQTPVQ